The genomic DNA AGTAGCGTGGTCGGTAAACCGCTGGCATTAATGCTCATAAACAGGTACTGTACTGTAACAGTATGTCGTAGCAAAACAAAGAATCTTAAAGAACATACATTAAGGGGGGAAATTGTGATTGTGGCAACTGGTAAACCTAACTTTTTGACAGAAGATATGGTTAACTCCGATTCTGTAGTAGTAGATGTAGGCATAAATAATGTGAATGGCAAAATTGTGGGAGACGTAGACTTTGAAAAGGTGTCTAATAAAGTGAAGATGATCACGCCAGTGCCAGGTGGTGTTGGAAGCGTCACAACTATGACTATTCTTGAAAATACTTTTAATGCATATAAAAAACAGGTAGAGAATAAATTTTAATTTTGATTTTTCAGGTCCTGAAGCGTGGTAATTACCTCTGCAAATGCGTTGTGCTTGTGTATGCTTTCCTCGCTCAAACTCTTTACCTGTATCAAGGTATCGCCTGGAAATCCTCTATATTTTTCTTCTACTTTTGTAAGAACCGTACGCACTACATCTTCCACAAATTTAGGATTTAGATGAGAGTTTAGAACTATTAATCCCTCATCTTTTCGTTTTAGGATCTCGCGTGTTGGAGAAGACATAGAATTCTCAACAAGCTCTATAAGGTCATCTGCTTCCACTTCAAATCCCCCTGGTACCTCTATCAAGAGCGTGGTGTCATTTCTCTGATTATGTGATATTACAGGAATTTTATTTAAGAATTCTTCATATTCAGGATACTGTTCAATAAGCATGGTGCGCGTAGTTTCCATCGCGCATGGGCAGACTGTAATTCCAACTACCTTTACTCCAGCCATTTTTCTAATATTTTTGTTCTTATCAATGTTTGCCTTAGCTAATAAAGTGTACTGTTCAACAGTCTTTCTACCACTGTATGTGCTCTTTTCAAGAAAATAATCTGCAGACATAGTTACTTCAGCATAACTGGCATATTCATGTCTTTTTAACATTCTCTTAACAATTTCTTCAGATAGATTTTCAAGGCTGCTACACGGAGACTTGATGCT from Thermoplasmata archaeon includes the following:
- the mptA gene encoding GTP cyclohydrolase MptA; this translates as MSFMIYPDVQNERPKYAYKLTRVGVSDVKKQIFVKRPNKNVTLTVTIDLYVDLPATKKGADMSRNVEILSEIVEESIKSPCSSLENLSEEIVKRMLKRHEYASYAEVTMSADYFLEKSTYSGRKTVEQYTLLAKANIDKNKNIRKMAGVKVVGITVCPCAMETTRTMLIEQYPEYEEFLNKIPVISHNQRNDTTLLIEVPGGFEVEADDLIELVENSMSSPTREILKRKDEGLIVLNSHLNPKFVEDVVRTVLTKVEEKYRGFPGDTLIQVKSLSEESIHKHNAFAEVITTLQDLKNQN